A single window of Kwoniella bestiolae CBS 10118 chromosome 4, complete sequence DNA harbors:
- a CDS encoding mitotic-spindle organizing protein 1, whose amino-acid sequence MSSAQDEARIQNARETIDSLHDLSQLLQTGLDKNTLSICVGMIEQGANPDTLAAVIKELRREKELLKAQKADQP is encoded by the exons ATGTCCTCAGCTCAGGACGAAGCAAGAATACAAAATGCCAGGGAGACTATAGATT CCTTGCACGACCTCTCACAGCTACTACAAACTG GACTCGATAAGAACACTCTTTCGATATGCGTGGGAATGATCGAACAGGGTGCGAATCCCGATACATTAGCT GCCGTCATCAAAgaattgaggagggagaaggaactTCTCAAAGCTCAGAAAGCGGATCAACCGTGA